A portion of the Parasedimentitalea marina genome contains these proteins:
- the pgsA gene encoding CDP-diacylglycerol--glycerol-3-phosphate 3-phosphatidyltransferase, with protein MIWTLPNILTLLRLVAAPGLAVMFLYFSRPYADWFALMLFVIAALTDWVDGYIARTWKQETKLGAMLDPIADKAMVVIALMVIVGYSSMSPWLVLPATFILFREVFVSGLREFLGDTAGTLKVTQLAKWKTTAQMVAIAVLFAQGVFEHYLGMSVWGMDQLFVDQIMLGEIEDLQGIRWKFEAMVWTGRVGLWLLWVAAALTLITGADYLRKAFPFLKENT; from the coding sequence ATGATATGGACTTTACCTAATATTCTTACTCTGCTTCGTCTGGTGGCCGCTCCCGGTCTTGCTGTGATGTTCCTGTATTTCAGCCGTCCCTATGCGGATTGGTTTGCGTTGATGCTGTTTGTCATCGCTGCCCTGACCGATTGGGTTGATGGCTATATTGCGCGGACCTGGAAACAGGAAACCAAACTTGGAGCAATGCTGGACCCGATCGCTGACAAAGCGATGGTGGTGATTGCCCTGATGGTGATCGTTGGCTATTCCTCCATGTCGCCTTGGTTGGTGCTGCCTGCCACCTTTATTTTATTTCGCGAGGTCTTTGTCTCGGGGCTGCGCGAATTTTTGGGCGATACCGCCGGTACGCTGAAAGTCACCCAGCTGGCAAAATGGAAAACCACGGCTCAGATGGTCGCGATTGCGGTGCTGTTTGCCCAGGGTGTTTTCGAGCATTACCTGGGTATGTCGGTCTGGGGGATGGATCAATTGTTTGTTGACCAGATCATGTTGGGTGAAATCGAAGATTTGCAAGGTATCCGCTGGAAGTTTGAAGCCATGGTTTGGACGGGACGTGTGGGGCTGTGGCTGCTGTGGGTCGCGGCAGCACTGACCCTGATCACCGGGGCTGATTACCTGCGCAAGGCCTTCCCGTTTCTAAAGGAAAACACCTGA
- a CDS encoding molybdenum cofactor biosynthesis protein MoaE: MRVSVQEDRFELGVEAEAFAQANNKSGAIVTFTGIVRDADQGGLVAMEIEHYPGMTLRALTDIAQSAMDRWSLGDALVIHRYGRLAPGEQIMMVATASRHRKDAFEAAEFLMDYLKSRAPFWKKEILADGAEDWVASKDEDETALTRW, translated from the coding sequence ATGCGGGTATCGGTGCAGGAAGACCGGTTTGAATTGGGAGTTGAGGCCGAAGCTTTCGCTCAAGCCAACAACAAGTCCGGCGCCATTGTTACCTTTACTGGCATCGTGCGGGACGCGGATCAGGGCGGGTTGGTGGCGATGGAGATCGAACACTATCCAGGCATGACCCTCAGGGCGTTGACGGATATCGCACAGTCAGCAATGGACCGCTGGTCGCTGGGTGACGCACTGGTCATTCATCGGTATGGCCGTTTGGCACCGGGGGAACAGATCATGATGGTCGCCACCGCCTCGCGCCATCGCAAAGATGCGTTTGAGGCGGCTGAGTTTTTGATGGATTATCTTAAGTCCCGTGCGCCGTTCTGGAAGAAAGAGATCTTGGCCGACGGGGCGGAAGACTGGGTTGCGTCCAAGGATGAGGATGAGACTGCACTGACACGCTGGTAG
- the rplA gene encoding 50S ribosomal protein L1 has product MAKLGKRTRAAREAFAGKVNVSVEDAVALIKSNANAKFDETIEIAMNLGVDTRHADQMVRGVIGLPNGTGKSMRVAVFARGAKADEAKAAGADIIGAEDLMETIQGGTIDFDRCIATPDMMPIVGRLGKVLGPRNLMPNPKVGTVTMDVKAAVEAAKGGEVQFKAEKGGVVHAGIGKASFDAAKLAENIRAFVSAVAKARPSGAKGAYMTKIALSSTMGPSVTVEIDNAAAE; this is encoded by the coding sequence ATGGCTAAGCTTGGAAAACGTACCCGCGCAGCGCGCGAAGCTTTCGCTGGCAAAGTAAATGTGTCGGTTGAAGATGCTGTTGCTCTGATCAAGAGCAATGCCAATGCCAAGTTCGATGAAACCATCGAAATCGCAATGAACCTTGGCGTTGACACGCGCCACGCTGACCAGATGGTTCGCGGTGTTATCGGCCTGCCAAATGGCACCGGTAAATCCATGCGCGTTGCTGTTTTTGCACGTGGCGCCAAGGCTGATGAAGCCAAGGCTGCTGGCGCAGACATCATCGGCGCAGAAGACCTGATGGAAACCATCCAGGGCGGCACCATCGATTTCGATCGTTGCATTGCGACACCTGACATGATGCCTATCGTTGGTCGTCTGGGTAAAGTTCTGGGCCCGCGTAACCTGATGCCGAACCCAAAAGTCGGCACTGTAACTATGGATGTGAAAGCAGCCGTAGAAGCAGCCAAGGGTGGCGAAGTTCAGTTCAAAGCTGAAAAAGGTGGTGTTGTCCACGCCGGTATCGGCAAAGCATCGTTCGATGCGGCCAAACTGGCTGAAAACATCCGCGCATTCGTGTCGGCCGTGGCTAAAGCCCGTCCATCGGGTGCCAAGGGTGCTTACATGACCAAAATCGCACTGTCCTCGACCATGGGTCCGAGCGTCACTGTCGAAATTGATAACGCTGCTGCCGAATAA
- the uvrC gene encoding excinuclease ABC subunit UvrC, with translation MTDSPPFEPPVPETGYGVVLGYLKTLDGSPGVYRMLDAENRVLYVGKARNLRARVSNYSRPGNSPRIERMIALTSSMMFLTTRTETEALLLEQNLIKQLKPKYNVLLRDDKSFPNILLGKTHDYPQIKKHRGARKEKGSYFGPFASAGAVNRTLNQLQKAFLLRNCSDSMFESRTRPCLQHQIKRCSAPCTGAITREDYADSVSDAERFLSGRSTKVQEDLAAQMMAASEAMEFERAAALRDRIKALTQVQTAQGINPRGVAEADIIGLHMEGGQACVQVFFIRANQNWGNQDFYPRIGADVSPAEVMEAFIGQFYDNKEPPRQLILSDGIENDDLMVEALSGKVTYKVEIIVPQRGEKAELIAFAVRNARESLARRMSESATQAKLLRGLAEAFDLDGPPKRIEVYDNSHIQGTNAVGGMIVAGPEGFMKNAYRKFNIKGDDLTPGDDFGMMKEVLHRRFSRLQKEDPDRSKGHWPDLLLIDGGAGQVSAVAQIMAEHSVDDIPMVGVAKGVDRDHGKEEFHRMGQRPFALQRNDPVLYFVQRMRDEVHRFAIGTHRAKRAKAISATPLDDVPGVGASRKRALLAHFGSAKAVSRANLSDLKVVDGVSAALAQRIYDYFQDK, from the coding sequence ATGACTGATTCCCCCCCTTTTGAGCCGCCAGTACCAGAAACCGGCTACGGTGTTGTCCTGGGATATCTGAAGACGTTGGATGGGTCTCCCGGCGTGTATCGGATGCTCGATGCCGAGAACCGGGTGCTCTATGTGGGCAAGGCCCGCAATCTGCGGGCACGGGTGTCGAACTACAGCCGCCCAGGCAATAGCCCTCGGATTGAGCGGATGATCGCACTGACCAGTTCGATGATGTTCCTGACCACAAGAACTGAGACCGAGGCGCTGCTGCTGGAGCAGAACCTGATCAAGCAGTTAAAACCGAAATACAATGTGTTGTTGCGCGATGACAAAAGTTTCCCGAACATCCTGTTGGGCAAAACGCATGATTATCCGCAGATCAAGAAGCACCGCGGCGCGCGTAAGGAAAAGGGCAGCTATTTCGGACCCTTTGCCAGCGCCGGGGCGGTGAACCGAACCCTGAACCAACTGCAAAAGGCATTCCTGCTGCGCAACTGCTCGGATTCGATGTTCGAAAGCCGCACGCGACCTTGTCTGCAACACCAGATCAAGCGCTGCTCGGCGCCATGTACCGGGGCAATCACCCGCGAGGACTACGCCGATAGTGTCAGTGATGCCGAACGCTTTCTGTCGGGCCGTTCGACCAAGGTGCAAGAGGATCTGGCGGCGCAGATGATGGCGGCCTCGGAGGCAATGGAGTTCGAACGTGCCGCTGCCCTGCGGGACCGGATCAAGGCGCTGACACAGGTGCAGACCGCCCAGGGCATCAACCCGCGCGGCGTGGCCGAGGCGGATATTATCGGGCTGCATATGGAAGGCGGTCAGGCCTGCGTGCAGGTCTTCTTTATTCGGGCCAACCAGAACTGGGGCAATCAGGACTTCTACCCGCGCATCGGTGCGGACGTTAGCCCGGCCGAGGTGATGGAAGCCTTTATCGGCCAGTTCTACGACAACAAAGAGCCCCCCCGGCAATTGATTCTGTCGGACGGTATCGAAAACGACGACCTGATGGTCGAAGCGCTAAGTGGCAAGGTCACTTATAAAGTCGAAATCATAGTTCCACAGCGCGGCGAAAAGGCTGAACTGATTGCCTTCGCAGTCCGCAATGCCCGCGAATCTTTGGCGCGCCGCATGTCCGAGAGCGCCACCCAGGCCAAGCTGTTGCGGGGGCTGGCCGAGGCCTTTGATCTCGACGGTCCTCCCAAGCGGATCGAGGTCTATGATAACTCGCACATTCAAGGCACCAATGCGGTCGGCGGTATGATCGTGGCCGGGCCCGAAGGTTTCATGAAAAATGCCTACCGCAAATTCAACATCAAAGGCGATGACCTGACGCCGGGCGATGACTTTGGCATGATGAAGGAGGTGCTGCACCGCCGGTTTTCACGCCTGCAGAAAGAAGACCCGGACCGCAGTAAGGGGCACTGGCCGGATCTGCTGTTGATCGACGGCGGGGCCGGCCAGGTCTCGGCGGTGGCACAGATTATGGCAGAGCACAGCGTCGATGACATTCCAATGGTGGGGGTGGCCAAAGGTGTCGACCGTGACCACGGCAAGGAAGAGTTCCACCGCATGGGGCAGCGCCCCTTTGCTCTGCAACGCAACGATCCGGTCCTGTATTTTGTTCAACGCATGCGCGACGAGGTGCACCGGTTTGCGATTGGCACCCACCGCGCCAAACGCGCCAAGGCGATCAGTGCAACACCATTGGACGACGTGCCAGGTGTCGGGGCCAGCCGTAAGCGAGCGCTACTGGCGCATTTCGGCAGCGCCAAGGCAGTAAGCCGTGCCAACTTATCGGACCTCAAAGTGGTTGATGGCGTTTCTGCAGCACTGGCGCAGCGCATTTATGACTATTTCCAGGACAAATGA
- the secE gene encoding preprotein translocase subunit SecE, with translation MATINPVQFIQQVRAEVSKIVWPTRREVLLTTVMVFIMASLTAVFFALVDVLIRFGLAGVLDMFK, from the coding sequence ATGGCCACCATTAATCCAGTTCAGTTCATCCAGCAGGTTCGTGCCGAGGTCTCCAAAATTGTCTGGCCGACCCGTCGTGAAGTTCTGCTGACCACCGTTATGGTCTTTATCATGGCATCCCTGACGGCCGTCTTTTTTGCGCTGGTCGATGTGCTTATCCGCTTTGGGCTGGCTGGCGTGTTGGATATGTTCAAGTAA
- the rplJ gene encoding 50S ribosomal protein L10: MDRAQKEKLVEELGQIFESSGVVVVSHYVGLTVADMQDLRARASEAGGSVRVAKNRLAKIALEGKSCESISNLLTGMTVLTYSEDPVAAAKVAQEFAKENKKFVILGGAMGENALDVAGVEAVSKMPSREELIASIVGCIGAPASNIAGAIGAPASNIASILSTIEEKAEAA, translated from the coding sequence GTGGATAGAGCCCAGAAAGAGAAATTGGTCGAGGAACTCGGCCAGATCTTCGAAAGCTCTGGCGTTGTTGTGGTATCACACTACGTCGGTCTGACAGTTGCTGATATGCAAGATCTGCGTGCTCGTGCGAGCGAAGCGGGTGGATCTGTGCGTGTTGCCAAAAACAGGCTCGCCAAAATCGCCCTCGAGGGAAAGTCATGTGAAAGCATTTCTAACCTGCTGACAGGGATGACTGTTCTAACCTATTCTGAGGATCCTGTGGCAGCTGCCAAGGTTGCTCAGGAATTCGCCAAGGAGAACAAAAAGTTCGTAATCCTTGGTGGTGCAATGGGTGAGAATGCTCTGGACGTTGCTGGCGTTGAAGCCGTGTCGAAAATGCCTTCCCGCGAGGAGCTTATTGCTTCCATCGTTGGCTGCATCGGCGCACCTGCTTCGAACATCGCTGGCGCAATTGGCGCACCTGCAAGCAATATCGCAAGCATCCTTTCGACCATCGAAGAGAAGGCGGAAGCTGCGTAA
- the moaD gene encoding molybdopterin converting factor subunit 1, protein MDILYFAWVRERIGVPRERIESSAVTVAGLVEELRTREDRYAAAFADLSALRVALDQELSDFDAPLDGVREVAFFPPMTGG, encoded by the coding sequence ATGGACATCCTCTATTTCGCCTGGGTTCGCGAACGTATCGGGGTGCCGCGTGAACGGATTGAATCCAGCGCCGTCACTGTTGCGGGACTGGTCGAAGAGCTGCGCACCCGTGAGGATCGCTATGCAGCTGCTTTTGCGGATCTGTCCGCCCTGAGGGTTGCGCTGGATCAAGAGTTAAGCGATTTCGATGCACCGTTGGACGGCGTTCGCGAGGTGGCGTTCTTTCCTCCGATGACCGGGGGCTGA
- the nusG gene encoding transcription termination/antitermination protein NusG has protein sequence MAKRWYTVSVLSNFEKKIAEQIRTTAEETGLDADIDEVLVPTEEVIEVRRGKKVTTERRFMPGYVLVHMEMSDHGYHLINSINRVTGFLGPQGRPMPMRDAEVNQILNRVQEGEDAPRTLIHFEVGEKVKVNEGPFEDFDGMVEEVDEDNQRLKVTVSIFGRETPVELEFTQVTKQV, from the coding sequence ATGGCGAAACGGTGGTATACGGTCAGCGTGCTTTCGAACTTCGAAAAGAAGATCGCAGAACAGATCCGCACGACAGCCGAGGAAACTGGCTTGGATGCTGACATCGATGAAGTGTTGGTGCCCACCGAAGAAGTGATCGAGGTGCGTCGCGGTAAGAAAGTGACCACTGAACGTCGCTTCATGCCGGGCTATGTCTTGGTGCACATGGAAATGAGCGATCACGGCTATCACCTGATCAACTCGATCAACCGGGTGACCGGTTTTCTGGGCCCGCAGGGTCGCCCGATGCCGATGCGCGATGCCGAAGTGAACCAGATTCTGAACCGGGTGCAAGAAGGCGAAGACGCGCCTCGCACACTGATCCACTTTGAAGTGGGTGAGAAGGTCAAGGTCAACGAAGGTCCGTTCGAAGATTTCGACGGCATGGTTGAAGAAGTTGATGAAGACAACCAGCGCCTTAAGGTGACGGTGTCGATCTTTGGCCGGGAAACTCCGGTCGAATTGGAATTCACTCAGGTCACCAAACAGGTCTGA
- the rpoB gene encoding DNA-directed RNA polymerase subunit beta, producing MAQSFLGQKRLRTYYGKIREVLEMPNLIEVQKSSYDLFLRSGDEPQPLDGEGIKGVFQSVFPIKDFNETSILEFVKYDLEKPKYDVEECMQRDMTYAAPLKVTLRLIVFDIDEDTGAKSVKDIKEQDVFMGDMPLMTPNGTFVVNGTERVIVSQMHRSPGVFFDHDKGKTHSSGKLLFACRIIPYRGSWLDFEFDAKDIVFARIDRRRKLPVTTLLYALGLDQEGIMDAYYETVSYTLEQGRGWVTPFFPERVRGTRPTYDLVDAKTGEIIAEAGKKITPRAAKKLIDEGAVSDLLVPFDHILGKFVAKDIINEENGAIYVEAGDELTMEYDKAGELIGGSLKDLMDAGITEIPVLDIDNINVGPYMRNTMAADKNMGRDTALMDIYRVMRPGEPPTVEAASALFNTLFFDSERYDLSAVGRVKMNMRLALDADDTERTLRKEDIISCIKALVDLRDGRGGVDDIDHLGNRRVRSVGELMENQYRVGLLRMERAIKERMSSVEIDTVMPQDLINAKPAAAAVREFFGSSQLSQFMDQTNPLSEVTHKRRLSALGPGGLTRERAGFEVRDVHPTHYGRMCPIETPEGPNIGLINSLATYARVNKYGFIETPYRVVTDGHVTDEVHYMSATEEMRHTVAQANATLDENGNFINELVSTRQSGDYTLAQRENVDLIDVSPKQLVSVAASLIPFLENDDANRALMGSNMMRQAVPLLRAEAPLVGTGIEEVVARDSGAAYMAKRAGIVDQVDAQRIVIRATADLELGDAGVDIYRMRKFQRSNQNTCINQRPLVKVGDTVIKGEVIADGPSTDLGELALGKNVVVAFMPWNGYNYEDSILISERIARDDVFTSVHIEEFEVAARDTKLGPEEITRDIPNVGEEALRNLDEAGIVYIGADVEPGDILVGKITPKGESPMTPEEKLLRAIFGEKASDVRDTSLRVKPGDFGTIVEVRVFNRHGVEKDERAIQIEREEVERLARDRDDELTILDRNIYARLKGMVLDQVAVKGPRGIRGGTVITEDMLTSMIRSQWWMLALEDEQGAQAVEALNEQYEVQKRALDARFEDKVEKVRRGDDLPPGVMKMVKVFIAVKRKLQPGDKMAGRHGNKGVISKVVPMEDMPFLADGTPVDFCLNPLGVPSRMNVGQILETHMGWAARGLGINIDEALGEYRRSGDLTPVRDAMKHAYGDAVYADGLVDMTEAELVEAAGNVTSGVPIATPVFDGAKEADVNDALVRAGFSESGQSILFDGRTGEQFARPVTVGMKYLLKLHHLVDDKIHARSTGPYSLVTQQPLGGKAQFGGQRFGEMEVWALEAYGAAYTLQEMLTVKSDDVAGRTKVYESIVKGEDNYEAGVPESFNVLVKEVRGLGLNMELLDAEEE from the coding sequence ATGGCTCAATCGTTCCTTGGCCAGAAACGTCTTCGTACATACTACGGCAAAATCCGCGAAGTTCTGGAGATGCCGAACCTCATTGAGGTGCAGAAATCTTCTTATGATCTTTTCTTGCGCTCTGGCGATGAACCCCAGCCGTTGGACGGCGAAGGCATCAAAGGTGTGTTCCAGTCGGTATTTCCGATCAAGGATTTCAACGAAACTTCCATTCTGGAATTCGTGAAATACGATCTTGAGAAGCCCAAGTACGACGTCGAAGAATGTATGCAGCGCGACATGACCTATGCGGCTCCGCTGAAGGTCACCCTGCGTCTTATCGTGTTTGATATCGATGAAGATACCGGTGCAAAATCGGTCAAGGACATCAAAGAACAGGACGTGTTCATGGGCGACATGCCCCTGATGACACCGAATGGTACTTTTGTCGTCAACGGCACCGAGCGCGTTATCGTATCCCAGATGCACCGTTCGCCTGGTGTGTTCTTTGATCACGACAAAGGCAAAACCCACTCTTCGGGTAAACTGTTGTTTGCTTGCCGCATTATCCCGTATCGCGGCTCGTGGCTGGACTTTGAGTTCGACGCCAAGGACATCGTCTTTGCCCGTATCGACCGTCGCCGCAAACTGCCTGTGACCACCCTGCTGTATGCTCTGGGTCTGGACCAGGAAGGCATCATGGATGCCTATTACGAAACCGTCAGCTACACCCTGGAGCAGGGCCGTGGTTGGGTTACCCCGTTCTTCCCCGAGCGTGTCCGCGGTACCCGTCCGACCTATGATCTGGTTGATGCCAAGACTGGCGAAATCATTGCCGAAGCTGGTAAGAAAATCACCCCGCGCGCAGCCAAAAAGCTGATCGACGAGGGCGCAGTTTCCGATCTGCTGGTTCCGTTTGATCACATCCTGGGCAAATTTGTTGCCAAGGATATCATCAACGAAGAGAACGGTGCCATCTATGTCGAGGCCGGCGACGAGCTGACCATGGAATACGACAAGGCTGGTGAACTCATTGGTGGGTCCCTCAAGGACCTGATGGATGCGGGCATCACCGAGATCCCCGTACTGGACATCGACAACATCAATGTCGGTCCTTACATGCGCAACACTATGGCGGCAGACAAGAACATGGGTCGCGACACCGCGCTTATGGACATCTACCGCGTTATGCGTCCGGGTGAGCCACCCACCGTCGAAGCCGCTTCGGCGCTGTTCAACACATTGTTCTTTGACAGCGAACGTTATGATCTGTCGGCTGTTGGCCGGGTGAAGATGAACATGCGTCTTGCTCTGGACGCGGACGACACTGAGCGGACGCTGCGCAAGGAAGACATCATTTCCTGCATCAAAGCGCTGGTTGACTTGCGCGATGGTCGCGGCGGTGTCGACGACATTGACCACCTCGGCAACCGTCGTGTGCGGTCCGTTGGCGAGCTGATGGAAAACCAGTACCGTGTTGGTTTGCTGCGTATGGAGCGTGCCATCAAAGAGCGCATGTCGAGCGTCGAAATCGACACTGTTATGCCGCAGGACCTGATCAACGCCAAACCGGCTGCTGCCGCTGTGCGTGAATTCTTTGGTTCCTCGCAGCTGTCGCAGTTCATGGACCAAACCAACCCACTGTCCGAAGTGACACACAAACGCCGTCTCTCGGCGCTTGGCCCTGGCGGTTTGACCCGCGAGCGTGCTGGCTTTGAAGTGCGTGACGTTCACCCGACCCACTATGGTCGGATGTGCCCGATTGAAACGCCTGAAGGCCCGAACATTGGTCTGATCAACTCGCTGGCCACTTATGCCCGCGTGAACAAATACGGCTTCATCGAAACACCTTATCGTGTGGTAACCGACGGTCACGTGACCGACGAAGTTCACTACATGTCAGCAACCGAAGAAATGCGTCACACTGTGGCGCAGGCCAACGCGACGCTGGACGAGAACGGTAACTTCATCAACGAGCTGGTCTCGACCCGTCAGTCGGGCGACTACACACTGGCGCAACGTGAAAACGTTGACCTGATCGATGTGTCGCCCAAGCAGCTGGTCTCGGTTGCGGCCTCGCTGATCCCGTTCCTCGAAAACGACGATGCGAACCGGGCCCTGATGGGTTCGAACATGATGCGTCAGGCGGTTCCGCTGCTGCGTGCCGAGGCTCCGCTGGTCGGAACCGGTATCGAAGAAGTTGTGGCCCGTGACTCTGGTGCTGCATACATGGCGAAACGCGCCGGTATCGTTGACCAGGTCGACGCCCAGCGTATCGTTATTCGTGCAACTGCTGATCTGGAACTTGGTGACGCAGGCGTTGATATTTATCGCATGCGCAAATTCCAGCGCTCAAACCAGAACACCTGCATCAACCAGCGTCCGCTGGTGAAGGTAGGCGACACAGTGATCAAAGGCGAAGTTATCGCCGATGGTCCGTCGACTGATCTGGGCGAACTGGCCTTGGGTAAAAACGTGGTCGTCGCGTTTATGCCTTGGAATGGTTACAACTACGAAGACTCCATCCTGATCTCCGAGCGTATCGCGCGGGACGACGTGTTCACTTCGGTTCATATCGAAGAGTTCGAAGTCGCCGCCCGTGACACCAAGCTTGGCCCAGAAGAAATCACCCGTGATATTCCGAACGTCGGCGAGGAAGCTCTGCGCAACCTCGACGAAGCGGGTATCGTTTACATCGGTGCCGATGTAGAACCGGGCGACATTCTGGTTGGTAAGATCACCCCCAAGGGCGAAAGCCCGATGACGCCAGAAGAAAAACTGCTGCGCGCCATCTTTGGTGAAAAAGCCTCGGACGTTCGCGATACCTCGCTGCGTGTGAAGCCGGGTGATTTTGGCACGATCGTCGAAGTGCGCGTCTTTAACCGCCACGGTGTGGAAAAAGACGAACGTGCGATCCAGATCGAGCGTGAAGAAGTTGAACGCCTGGCCCGTGACCGTGACGATGAGCTGACAATCCTGGATCGCAACATCTATGCCCGTCTCAAGGGTATGGTTCTGGATCAGGTCGCCGTCAAAGGCCCACGTGGTATTCGCGGTGGCACTGTGATCACCGAGGACATGTTGACCTCGATGATCCGCAGTCAGTGGTGGATGCTGGCCCTGGAAGACGAGCAGGGCGCTCAGGCTGTTGAAGCCCTGAACGAGCAATACGAAGTGCAAAAGCGCGCTTTGGATGCCCGTTTTGAGGACAAGGTCGAGAAAGTCCGTCGTGGCGACGATCTGCCGCCAGGTGTGATGAAGATGGTCAAAGTCTTCATCGCGGTGAAGCGTAAGCTGCAGCCGGGTGATAAGATGGCCGGTCGTCACGGGAACAAGGGTGTTATTTCCAAGGTTGTACCGATGGAAGACATGCCGTTCCTGGCCGATGGTACGCCAGTTGACTTCTGTCTGAACCCACTGGGTGTGCCGTCGCGTATGAACGTTGGTCAGATCCTTGAAACTCACATGGGTTGGGCCGCACGTGGTCTGGGTATCAATATCGACGAAGCGCTGGGTGAATACCGCCGTTCCGGCGATCTGACCCCGGTTCGTGACGCGATGAAGCATGCTTATGGCGATGCCGTTTATGCTGATGGTCTGGTTGATATGACTGAGGCCGAGCTGGTCGAGGCTGCGGGTAACGTGACCAGTGGTGTTCCGATTGCGACACCGGTCTTTGACGGTGCCAAAGAGGCAGACGTCAACGATGCTCTGGTACGTGCTGGCTTCTCTGAAAGCGGTCAGTCGATCCTGTTTGATGGTCGCACAGGCGAGCAGTTTGCCCGCCCTGTTACCGTCGGCATGAAGTACCTGCTGAAACTGCACCACCTGGTGGACGACAAAATCCACGCGCGTTCAACCGGACCATACTCGCTTGTTACTCAGCAGCCGCTGGGTGGTAAGGCGCAGTTCGGTGGTCAGCGCTTTGGGGAAATGGAAGTCTGGGCTCTCGAAGCTTACGGCGCCGCCTACACCCTGCAGGAAATGCTGACAGTCAAGTCGGATGACGTGGCAGGCCGGACCAAGGTCTATGAAAGCATCGTCAAGGGTGAGGATAACTACGAAGCAGGCGTCCCAGAATCGTTCAACGTTCTGGTGAAAGAAGTTCGTGGCCTTGGCCTGAATATGGAACTCCTGGATGCGGAGGAAGAGTAG
- the rplK gene encoding 50S ribosomal protein L11 has protein sequence MAKKLAGKMKLQVPAGKANPSPPVGPALGQRGINIMEFCKAFNAKTADLEPGAPCPTVITYYQDKSFTMDIKTPPASYFLKKAANVKSGAKTPSRETVGTVTAAQVKEIAEAKMKDLNANDIEGAMQIILGSARSMGIEVK, from the coding sequence ATGGCCAAGAAGCTCGCAGGCAAAATGAAGCTGCAAGTTCCCGCCGGCAAGGCAAACCCGTCGCCACCAGTTGGTCCGGCGTTGGGTCAGCGCGGCATTAACATCATGGAATTCTGTAAGGCGTTCAACGCTAAGACTGCAGATCTGGAGCCCGGTGCGCCGTGCCCAACCGTGATCACCTACTATCAGGACAAGTCCTTCACTATGGACATCAAGACGCCTCCTGCGTCCTACTTCCTGAAAAAGGCTGCCAACGTGAAATCCGGTGCAAAAACACCATCGCGTGAAACCGTCGGCACTGTGACCGCGGCTCAGGTGAAAGAGATCGCTGAAGCCAAGATGAAAGATCTGAACGCCAACGACATCGAAGGCGCTATGCAGATCATCCTGGGCTCTGCCCGCTCTATGGGCATCGAGGTGAAGTAA
- the rplL gene encoding 50S ribosomal protein L7/L12, protein MADLKALAESIVGLTLLEAQELKTILKDEYGIEPAAGGAVVMAAAGDAGAAEEEKTEFDVVLKSAGASKINVIKEVRAITGLGLKEAKTLVEANGKVKEAVSKDEADDIKGKLEAAGAEVEVV, encoded by the coding sequence ATGGCTGATCTGAAAGCACTCGCAGAAAGCATCGTGGGCCTGACCCTGCTGGAAGCACAAGAACTGAAAACCATCCTCAAGGATGAGTACGGCATCGAGCCCGCCGCTGGTGGCGCCGTTGTTATGGCTGCAGCTGGCGACGCTGGTGCAGCTGAAGAAGAAAAGACTGAATTCGACGTTGTGCTGAAAAGCGCAGGCGCTTCGAAGATCAACGTGATCAAAGAAGTTCGCGCGATCACCGGTCTGGGCCTGAAAGAAGCTAAGACTCTGGTCGAAGCTAACGGCAAAGTCAAAGAAGCTGTGTCCAAGGACGAAGCTGACGACATCAAAGGCAAGCTGGAAGCAGCTGGCGCCGAAGTCGAAGTGGTCTAA